A single region of the Anopheles funestus chromosome X, idAnoFuneDA-416_04, whole genome shotgun sequence genome encodes:
- the LOC125774369 gene encoding general odorant-binding protein 45-like produces MQFQLNCVQQLTRATMNSFALSIVVLAVGAISLSAGLQHYVVEKSFNQAQKECAEYQGVAHDDLLRYVKEGYPDVEEVRCLLRCVAFNLRFWNHTTGLQKHMVEGHFVPRPDDFHNVERTEACLAENLYTCDDDLCTQVYKAFQCYYQHYGALSECPQFVVNTYHEDLQASYDLMGMMALTQHTLQNLAGGCFPSGEESLCFFYAFVTRTGLYSVEDGAHLEHLYYQYNEEVFNPNNAKTVACLQNQKKLACKKTVCQQAYDTFQACFAESHGLEYLLHTVFVDSAKNFLGQPVCYCVKGKTCPMHQCYGR; encoded by the coding sequence ATGCAGTTCCAGCTGAATTGTGTACAGCAACTAACTAGAGCAACAATGAATTCGTTTGCGCTTTCGATTGTCGTACTGGCGGTGGGAGCCATCTCCCTGTCCGCTGGACTACAGCACTACGTGGTGGAGAAAAGCTTCAACCAGGCGCAGAAGGAGTGTGCCGAGTATCAGGGTGTAGCACATGACGATCTGCTGCGCTACGTGAAGGAAGGCTACCCAGACGTGGAGGAGGTACGCTGTTTGCTGCGTTGTGTTGCCTTCAACCTTCGCTTCTGGAACCACACCACCGGTCTGCAGAAACACATGGTCGAGGGACACTTCGTGCCGCGTCCGGATGACTTCCACAACGTGGAGCGCACGGAGGCCTGTCTGGCAGAGAACTTGTACACCTGCGACGATGATCTCTGCACGCAAGTGTACAAGGCGTTCCAGTGCTACTACCAGCACTACGGTGCGCTGAGCGAGTGCCCACAGTTCGTGGTCAACACCTACCATGAGGATTTGCAGGCCTCTTACGATCTGATGGGTATGATGGCTCTGACCCAGCACACGCTCCAGAACCTGGCCGGAGGTTGCTTCCCGAGCGGTGAGGAGTCCCTGTGCTTCTTCTACGCATTTGTGACCCGCACCGGACTGTACAGCGTGGAGGATGGTGCCCATCTGGAGCATCTGTACTACCAGTACAACGAGGAGGTATTCAACCCCAACAATGCCAAGACTGTCGCCTGTCTGCAGAACCAGAAGAAGCTTGCCTGCAAGAAGACCGTCTGCCAACAGGCCTACGACACCTTCCAAGCTTGCTTCGCTGAGTCTCACGGTCTGGAGTATCTGCTCCACACCGTGTTCGTCGACTCTGCCAAGAACTTCCTCGGTCAGCCTGTCTGCTACTGCGTCAAGGGCAAGACTTGCCCGATGCACCAATGCTATGGACGTTAA